From the genome of Denticeps clupeoides chromosome 4, fDenClu1.1, whole genome shotgun sequence, one region includes:
- the LOC114789149 gene encoding uncharacterized protein LOC114789149 has translation MKTMSVVDHWLLFLPLLCAPEMVISQGKCSAPSVLCCVGQNNFCYRGCYCDQFCIENKDCCSDYIPTCQPTTAEADSTALPAPQTTADAAVTTGTTLAGPATPSQTPAPPPKSSTYRAEAFSSGGTAESTLSSTTSTGPKESPPAGPEQVPIRVYIQAKVAQMPEHAALNTLQNFVRHVESNLQRNVCSDCTVTILRIEKL, from the exons ATGAAGACGATGTCTGTGGTGGATCACTGGCTGCTGTTTCTGCCTCTTCTTTGTGCTCCTGAGATGGTCATCTCACAAG GAAAATGTTCCGCTCCCTCGGTTCTATGCTGTGTGGGACAGAACAACTTCTGCTATCGAGGCTGCTACTGTGACCAGTTCTGCATTGAAAACAAAGACTGCTGTAGTGACTATATCCCGACCTGTCAACCAACCA CTGCAGAAGCAGACAGTACCGCTTTACCCGCACCACAGACCACTGCAGACGCTGCTGTCACTACAGGTACCACGCTCGCAGGACCCGCCACACCAAGCCAAACCCCTGCACCGCCACCAAAGAGCAGCACTTACAGAGCAGAAG CATTCAGTAGTGGTGGAACTGCAGAGTCCACTCTGTCCAGTACTACTTCCACCGGTCCGAAAGAATCACCCCCTGCAGGACCTGAGCAAG TGCCAATAAGAGTTTACATACAGGCCAAGGTGGCCCAGATGCCTGAGCATGCAGCTCTCAACACACTACAGAAC TTTGTTAGGCATGTGGAGTCCAATTTACAGAGAAATGTCTGCAGTGATTGTACTGTGACAATTCTAAGAATCGAGAAACTCTGA